A stretch of Lathyrus oleraceus cultivar Zhongwan6 chromosome 6, CAAS_Psat_ZW6_1.0, whole genome shotgun sequence DNA encodes these proteins:
- the LOC127098545 gene encoding uncharacterized protein LOC127098545: MVTEASNNSTGAGDDTANSSEQIKPVIVSESDNAQNATANTTVAGDIKQTEVLEQTGNKTSEGNLPDNDATVSVKPNNRDAAPQESPTLGASALEKTIELVASNETENISGNLDINVTSNTTESDKSKGSTESNEANETQNIDATGDEMFKGNTQTGETDEKPDSSSVNEILDSVIHDAIDSSDTQNIHEEIATARTDLDTLPDIQNEGIDSDENSAE, translated from the coding sequence ATGGTTACTGAAGCAAGCAATAACTCAACAGGCGCTGGTGATGACACGGCAAATTCATCCGAACAAATTAAACCCGTTATTGTATCCGAGTCTGATAATGCTCAAAATGCAACAGCTAATACAACAGTTGCTGGAGATATAAAACAAACCGAGGTATTAGAGCAGACTGGCAACAAAACTTCTGAAGGAAACCTGCCTGATAATGATGCAACAGTCTCTGTTAAACCGAATAATCGAGATGCTGCTCCACAAGAATCTCCTACTCTAGGGGCTAGTGCATTAGAAAAGACGATCGAACTTGTAGCTTCAAATGAAACTGAGAACATTTCTGGTAATTTGGACATAAATGTGACATCTAATACCACTGAAAGCGACAAATCCAAAGGTAGCACTGAAAGTAATGAAGCAAACGAAACTCAGAATATCGACGCCACCGGGGATGAGATGTTCAAGGGCAATACTCAAACAGGTGAAACCGATGAAAAACCAGACTCTTCGTCTGTCAATGAAATTCTAGACTCAGTTATACACGACGCAATAGATTCTTCTGACACTCAGAACATACACGAGGAAATTGCAACGGCTCGAACTGATCTTGATACGTTGCCGGACATTCAAAACGAAGGAATCGACAGTGATGAAAATTCAGCAGAGTGA
- the LOC127098544 gene encoding uncharacterized protein LOC127098544 has product MIKRFPSSRNQRSKGVKIKHVLQVILLLGVCFWLIYQVKHNHDKKKEFDKNDSTLSSVRTETDKVVKLGRKDLHPVKDEVDQNGKHEEEEDEPVVEDAENKREHGEEQQEGNKNETEEREEQDEEENKHGTEEQEEGENKTEEIEDEGGDVEIDENDHEKSDVDNDQDDEDADELKDKVEDSDETENEDKEEDEEKGGSVENHEAREEHYKGDDASSAVAHDTHATSTETEPINLTEAGLSVQMNLEQPDNGTTFRSDESNRNQNDSDLKDRQGEAADAISSNVTAGKETENNSLSTETAEINTDSHLDARSNLTAMVTEASNNSTGAGDDTANSSEQIKPVIVSESDNAQNATANTTVAGDIKQTEVLEQTGNKTSEGNLPDNDATVSVKPNNRDAAPQESPTLGASALEKTIELVASNETENISGNLDINVTSDTTESDKSKGSTETKEANETQNIDTTVDEMFKGNTQTGETDEKPDSSSVNEILDSVIHDAIDSSDTQNVHEDIVSARTDLDTLPDIQNEGNDSDENSAE; this is encoded by the coding sequence ATGATAAAAAGGTTTCCGAGTAGTAGGAATCAAAGATCCAAAGGTGTTAAGATAAAGCATGTTCTGCAAGTTATTTTGCTGCTTGGTGTGTGCTTCTGGTTGATTTACCAGGTTAAGCACAATCACGACAAGAAGAAAGAGTTCGATAAGAATGATTCAACACTATCATCGGTCAGAACTGAGACGGATAAGGTTGTGAAACTCGGTAGAAAGGATCTTCATCCGGTTAAGGATGAAGTAGATCAGAACGGAAAGCACGAAGAAGAGGAAGATGAACCTGTTGTAGAGGATGCGGAAAATAAACGTGAACATGGTGAAGAACAACAAGAAGGGAACAAGAATGAAACTGAAGAAAGAGAAGAACAGGATGAAGAAGAAAATAAGCATGGAACTGAAGAACAGGAGGAAGGTGAAAATAAAACCGAAGAGATTGAAGATGAAGGAGGAGATGTTGAGATAGATGAAAATGATCATGAGAAATCAGATGTTGATAATGATCAAGATGATGAGGATGCAGATGAATTGAAAGACAAAGTAGAAGATAGCGATGAGACGGAGAATGAAGATAAAGAGGAGGACGAGGAAAAGGGAGGTTCAGTTGAAAATCATGAAGCTCGGGAGGAACATTACAAGGGTGATGATGCGTCTAGTGCTGTGGCTCACGACACTCACGCAACTAGCACTGAAACTGAACCGATTAATTTGACAGAGGCTGGTCTAAGCGTACAAATGAATTTAGAACAACCAGACAACGGGACAACTTTTCGTTCTGATGAGAGTAACAGGAATCAAAATGATTCTGATTTGAAGGATAGACAAGGTGAAGCGGCAGATGCAATTTCTTCTAATGTGACTGCCGGTAAAGAGACCGAAAATAACAGTTTGTCTACCGAAACAGCCGAAATAAACACTGATAGCCACTTGGATGCAAGAAGTAATCTGACAGCAATGGTTACTGAAGCAAGCAATAACTCAACAGGCGCTGGTGATGACACGGCAAATTCATCCGAACAAATTAAACCCGTTATTGTATCCGAGTCTGATAATGCTCAAAATGCAACAGCTAATACAACAGTTGCTGGAGATATAAAACAAACCGAGGTATTAGAGCAGACTGGCAACAAAACTTCTGAAGGAAACCTGCCTGATAATGATGCAACAGTCTCTGTTAAACCGAATAATCGAGATGCTGCTCCACAAGAATCTCCTACTCTAGGGGCTAGTGCATTAGAAAAGACGATCGAACTTGTAGCTTCAAATGAAACTGAGAACATCTCTGGTAATTTGGACATAAATGTGACCTCTGATACCACTGAAAGCGACAAATCCAAAGGTAGCACCGAAACTAAAGAAGCAAACGAAACTCAGAATATCGACACCACCGTGGATGAGATGTTCAAGGGCAATACTCAAACAGGTGAAACCGATGAAAAACCAGACTCTTCGTCTGTCAATGAAATTCTAGACTCAGTTATACACGACGCAATAGATTCTTCTGACACTCAGAACGTACACGAGGATATTGTATCGGCACGAACTGATCTTGATACGTTGCCGGACATTCAAAACGAAGGAAACGACAGTGATGAAAATTCAGCAGAGTGA